The Myripristis murdjan chromosome 8, fMyrMur1.1, whole genome shotgun sequence genomic sequence cttcctcctccacccctaCACCTTCGCCCGGTGCCTCTCCACCCCCGTCAGCCCTGGTTCGCTCTGGCTCCCCCTCCTCAGTAGTGAGGAAAGCCCCCATATCCTCCCTGCTGCCCGTGTCTTCCCCCTTGCGCTCTCCAGACCACAAGTCTGGGGGAATGAAAAGCTTGACCTCTAACCTTTCTGCCCCTGCGACCATCACAACAACGAAACCTTTCTGGGCGCCACAGGAAACTGATGCTCCTCTCAACCTCAGTAAGTGTGACTGCCCCCACCAAATCACTGTCCCTTAGTTACACTTTAGTAATTTTCAAGTCTTACTGATCCTGCAgaaaagtcattttgtctcatatttaaACTTAAAATCAGTCAATTTACAATCAATGTCTTCCCAGAAttctcttgaatcaagtgtcattttcataCAAGTGagctgatctgtcttattctgccttatttcaaatAGTTATACTTGTTTCCACAAagtgtgaaactgcattggaaacttGGAAAATTTGGATTATCTCATGCCCCCGGCAAGAGTTTAAGACtgtgtgagactaaatgacttaagatagagttttttttttcaatattagggttctgtttctttcatttgtgcAGCACTGGAGGTGGACCCCAACAAGGACATCATTTGTCAGCTGTGCGGTGCCTGGTTCGAGACACGGAAGGGCCTGTCCAGTCATGCACGAGCCCACCTGCGACACTTTGGGGTGGAGTATTCTGAATCTAAGGGCTCTCCCATAGACCTCCTCAACCAGCTCATCCACACAGACGACTTCAAGCACAAAGCCAGTACACTGCAGCCTGACAGCCATGCAGAGCCACGGGGCCTCACAACCACGCTCTCCTCCCCAAAACGATCCCTGTTGAACCCCTccccctcgtcctcctcttcatcgCTCCTCTATAAGGTCACCACAGCTGGAGGTGGGTCTCCATCCAAAGCTACCtcttcctccgcctcctcttTGCTCGGCCCACCTGCCAAGCGCCCCAAGTCCTCCTCCATGCAGGTCTTCCGCTTGAGTAGCGGAGAGCTCATGGCCCTTCCACACAGTGAGTGACACGGTTTATTGTCTGCTCTTGCCCATTTATGCAATCGCATAAACTTACCAAGTCCGTTTCTGTTTCCACTTTTAATCTCGCAGATGAACCTCCAAAGGAAATTGGCTGTGAGTTCTGTGGGGAATACTTTGAGAATCGTAAAGGCCTCTCCAGCCACGCCCGCTCCCACCTGCGCCAGATGGGCATCACCGAGTGGTCGGTCAACGGCTCGCCCATCGACACCCTGAGGGAGATCATCACGAGACGGGGTCTGCCCTGCGCCCTTCCGCTCAAAACCCACAAAACGCCGCCTCCATCCTCTCCAGGACCCCCTCGCTCACCCCTCTCCCCCTCGTCTTCCCCGTCTTCAGCAACGCTTCTCGGTCGTCTTCCCTTCGCCTTCGCCCGCCCCTCCAGTCCACAGCCTGCAGCTTCTAAGTCAAGCCTAACTCCGCCGACCTCCTCCAGCGGGCTGATACTTAAGCTGAAGCCTGAGCCGGTGCAGCTGGAAGTCACCATGCCCGGAGCTGTGGGGAGATCGGGTGGCTCCTCCTCCGAGCCGCTCAATTGTagctggagcagctctgacAACGTGTTCCCCCTCAACTTGGGTAAGCCTGTAATATGATCTATTAAATCAGCGCTGTAGATATCAATCCCAAATCCTGTTTACAGACTCTTGTAACCAATTCAAGGGAATTTTGTAGAGTTTTTTTCTATATTCGCCAGTTGCTTTTGTGATGGTGTTTTTCAAATTCGTAGGCGGGCCTCCACCGGGGGCTGCCAGATATTGTTAATGAAGGATTTAGAAGGAgcagatctaaaaaaaaaaaaaaaaaaaaaaaaaaaaagatttatcaAAGGGAAGCCATGCAGTCGAATAATCTATACATCTGTCATTTGGTTAAAAAACTAGTTCAGAGATGGTTATGTGGAATTTTCCTGCTCACTCCAGGTCAGACAAACTAAAATATATGTACCTCTGGAGTCAGccctttttatgtatttgtgtgcagtTTGAAGTTATGTTGAACAGCAATATAAGGCTAGCTTAGGTCAATTGTTGAATGTCTGTGGGATCAAATAGCAGCTACATGATCCCACAGACATCCAGGAATTGAGCTAAGTTAAGCAggaaaggggggtggggtggctTTTTCTAATCTTTGTCCAAGGGAAGGCCCACAGTCTCACAATTGGAAAACCCTGAAATTTAACATAATAAATACCATTTAGTGTATACTTTTTGCCAAAGTGCTTTGTAGTACAGTTCATACGGTATTTTTATTGTACCCATTGGGAATGACATCCCTAAGGCTTGCAGTGTTAGTGCTCTACCCAAATGAGCTGAGCGGGGTcttttaaaatctcttttctCCTTGTCTTTTCTCCTGCCTTAGCCATGGCCCATGAAGTGGAGCCAACAAGAGACATCCGCTGCGAGTTCTGCGGGGAATACTTTGAGAATCGCAAAGGCCTCTCCAGCCACGCCCGCTCCCACCTGCGCCAGATGGGCATCACCGAGTGGTCGGTCAACGGCTCGCCCATCGACACCCTGAGGGAGATCATGCACAAAAGAGGGGTGGGCGCCTCCTCTCCCTCCGAGCATGCGGTGAAGAAGGAGTCCAGCCAGGGAGGCAGCAGTCCCTCGTGGGAGAGCACAGGCGGTGCTGGCAGTTCAGACGGTCTCGGTATTTCAGGCTACCAGTCCTCCACGTTCCGTAAATCTCCGCTCAGTTTGCTGCACTCAGGGTCCAGGCTCCATAAGCAGGGCTTGGGGACAGTCGGCCCGTCTGCTGCCCCACCTGCAGGGAAGTTTTTCAGGCTGTCCTCGCTGGGGAAGAGACCTCTGTCGGAAGAGTCCCACTCAGTGGAGACTGTGCACTCACCGCCCCATCAGCTCAAGACTTTCTCACCTCTGCCACATGACTTCTCCTTCAAAAGAAAGTCTTCCCCAGACAAGCATGGAGGACACCAGGGTAAGCCAACAAACAACGGCTTGTTATCATTGTCAATGATTTTGTAAGTTATTTTTTCCCATAATTGGTTCATTATTTCCTATATAATGTGTCAAAAAGGACAAATCACAaatgatcagagcccaaagtgatacCTTGAAATTGCTTGCTTGGCCtgatgaaacagagaaaagcagccAACCATAGGTTTTATAAAGCTCGAATCAACAAATATGATTCATAAAAAgtattaaatgttaaatgttgtatttaaaataaataactggaTTATCACATTACAGTTGATTAGTCATCTGATCATTCCTGCACTACAAAAAACTTATTTTGTAAACTTTCCCAGTGCTGTGTTGAGGTTAGCACATGTTACACGGCTCATTTTCTGAAGTATTTCTAGCAAAAGGCTCCGTCTCTCCCCCCCCTCTCGCTGCCTTCCTCAGACGCCAGCTGTGAGCTGTGTGGGTTCTACTTTGAGAACCGTAAGGCTCTGGCCAGCCACGCGCGAGCCCACCTGAGGCAGTTTGGTGTGACTGAGTGGTGTGTAAATGGATCCCCCATCGAGACGCTTAGTGCTTGGATGCGCAGCAGGCCACAGAAGGTGGTGGAGATGCACCGTAGCTACATGCAGGGAAACCGCTCCACCCTCAAGAAGGTGAGGACAGGGATTCAGTGATTTAGTATTTGGGTAGTTGATTTTAGTTTAATAACTTAATTCTTTCGGGGAAAACAAAGGAATCTGTGCAATcataaaacatgcaaagtcaTCCCGGGGCAACGAAAagagcagcaacaacagagaacagatacaatacaaaaaactgtaaaacaaaaagcatGTAAGAATTCATACAGCGTACAGCATCGCCACCCACAGAGCTCAGCAGCTGTATGTACAATACAAGTCACCCTGGCTCGTACATTATAGATGATAATACACTGTGCTACTTTTCTCCCACACTTACAGCACAATATCTTTGAACAGGCTCCATGCTTGGAGATCTAAAATGCCTCAGCTGCTGCCTCGACAGACATTTTGTGTCTTGGAAAGCTTCAGACGTGTTGTCTAACAGCTTTGAGCCTTACTGTAGATCCTACGTCTTTACACCCAGCAAATATCACTGTGGGGACAGATGCCAGAACAACTCGGCTATTGACTTGATAGTTGCCATAGTAACCAGGGTGCCTGGCAGCTTATGTTTCATCTTCAGATAAATTATGGCATGCTG encodes the following:
- the wizb gene encoding protein Wiz isoform X2, with the translated sequence MAASTSPQTQTIAEKLSGFSCRESDALRLLTGEEEGAEEEEEELRIPDLDSLSSSPGKKGLFSVDQDGLSTRDDADTKVHNLKCEVCGAQFETRRGLSSHARSHLRQLGISVSESSGAPIDLLYQITKERNPDGHNSPSLLQPPAAKKTSPPLPPKSEEFENMDFEEKPIPLPILAKAVKAVPPSSSSTPTPSPGASPPPSALVRSGSPSSVVRKAPISSLLPVSSPLRSPDHKSGGMKSLTSNLSAPATITTTKPFWAPQETDAPLNLTLEVDPNKDIICQLCGAWFETRKGLSSHARAHLRHFGVEYSESKGSPIDLLNQLIHTDDFKHKASTLQPDSHAEPRGLTTTLSSPKRSLLNPSPSSSSSSLLYKVTTAGGGSPSKATSSSASSLLGPPAKRPKSSSMQVFRLSSGELMALPHNEPPKEIGCEFCGEYFENRKGLSSHARSHLRQMGITEWSVNGSPIDTLREIITRRGLPCALPLKTHKTPPPSSPGPPRSPLSPSSSPSSATLLGRLPFAFARPSSPQPAASKSSLTPPTSSSGLILKLKPEPVQLEVTMPGAVGRSGGSSSEPLNCSWSSSDNVFPLNLAMAHEVEPTRDIRCEFCGEYFENRKGLSSHARSHLRQMGITEWSVNGSPIDTLREIMHKRGVGASSPSEHAVKKESSQGGSSPSWESTGGAGSSDGLGISGYQSSTFRKSPLSLLHSGSRLHKQGLGTVGPSAAPPAGKFFRLSSLGKRPLSEESHSVETVHSPPHQLKTFSPLPHDFSFKRKSSPDKHGGHQDASCELCGFYFENRKALASHARAHLRQFGVTEWCVNGSPIETLSAWMRSRPQKVVEMHRSYMQGNRSTLKKKASSSSSSSSSSSQWSSVAVSLVRPASHEVNQGSSKTADGEAGTNLLAAPIRPGCSSPSPLRQSSALPLQAQVARSELNVRLPRGFERRPLKHPSCPDGAERESGPPKPPRTGTVPALVPKPPSYPLVKLVGKFYTLKCRFCEVEFHGPLSVQEDWIRHLQQHILKMNYNKPTAPRAASPNPPSQADAPAKASAPVSAPASASTSSTTTTTTGLTSTSASTPTCTAAPAVAPAPGSCSPTPPAECAPAVTATKIVEVSEEQPALTPTPIPVPTQTV
- the wizb gene encoding protein Wiz isoform X1, whose protein sequence is MAASTSPQTQTIAEKLSGFSCRESDALRLLTGEEEGAEEEEEELRIPDLDSLSSSPGKKGLFSVDQDGLSTRDDADTKVHNLKCEVCGAQFETRRGLSSHARSHLRQLGISVSESSGAPIDLLYQITKERNPDGHNSPSLLQPPAAKKTSPPLPPKSEEFENMDFEEKPIPLPILAKAVKAVPPSSSSTPTPSPGASPPPSALVRSGSPSSVVRKAPISSLLPVSSPLRSPDHKSGGMKSLTSNLSAPATITTTKPFWAPQETDAPLNLTLEVDPNKDIICQLCGAWFETRKGLSSHARAHLRHFGVEYSESKGSPIDLLNQLIHTDDFKHKASTLQPDSHAEPRGLTTTLSSPKRSLLNPSPSSSSSSLLYKVTTAGGGSPSKATSSSASSLLGPPAKRPKSSSMQVFRLSSGELMALPHNEPPKEIGCEFCGEYFENRKGLSSHARSHLRQMGITEWSVNGSPIDTLREIITRRGLPCALPLKTHKTPPPSSPGPPRSPLSPSSSPSSATLLGRLPFAFARPSSPQPAASKSSLTPPTSSSGLILKLKPEPVQLEVTMPGAVGRSGGSSSEPLNCSWSSSDNVFPLNLAMAHEVEPTRDIRCEFCGEYFENRKGLSSHARSHLRQMGITEWSVNGSPIDTLREIMHKRGVGASSPSEHAVKKESSQGGSSPSWESTGGAGSSDGLGISGYQSSTFRKSPLSLLHSGSRLHKQGLGTVGPSAAPPAGKFFRLSSLGKRPLSEESHSVETVHSPPHQLKTFSPLPHDFSFKRKSSPDKHGGHQDASCELCGFYFENRKALASHARAHLRQFGVTEWCVNGSPIETLSAWMRSRPQKVVEMHRSYMQGNRSTLKKKSSSPLSPSSDSDHILPVSSQKASSSSSSSSSSSQWSSVAVSLVRPASHEVNQGSSKTADGEAGTNLLAAPIRPGCSSPSPLRQSSALPLQAQVARSELNVRLPRGFERRPLKHPSCPDGAERESGPPKPPRTGTVPALVPKPPSYPLVKLVGKFYTLKCRFCEVEFHGPLSVQEDWIRHLQQHILKMNYNKPTAPRAASPNPPSQADAPAKASAPVSAPASASTSSTTTTTTGLTSTSASTPTCTAAPAVAPAPGSCSPTPPAECAPAVTATKIVEVSEEQPALTPTPIPVPTQTV